From one Botrytis cinerea B05.10 chromosome 7, complete sequence genomic stretch:
- the Bcutp18 gene encoding Bcutp18: MPPLRSKKSANGSAKSKKDARAIPQESEESASDNESVNMMDKDSDEEELDRLVLGDGAGFTAQLGQDMDFESEDNEEGEKGQDEEREDIGIEGVDDADLFFLDSGPSTVPQDALIPHPQSEDEEGGDALAWEDSDDDRLNVSLAGNSRLRKLRVNEGEDIVSGKEYTRRLRMQFERLNPVPEWAQSSRPTKRRRRSSAASDSSLSSNDMDVDDSDLSTLPLARLLQDAGALTKEAPATSKRPKLRPEVLDIQRTRDIPKTQPSAVTSLSFHPEYPVILSSGPSSTLYLHHYAPTAHPQPHPQLTSVHVRKTPIATSAFLHPSGDKIIFAGRRRYFHIWDLPSGEINKVTRIYGHKDDQKTMERFKLSPCGRYMGLIGSSKKGGGLINILDATTTQWIASARIEGKNGVADFAWWRNGEGLTVVGKGGEVGEWSMETGSFVARWNDDGSIGATVLTLGGPNGPKQLGGDRWVVIGSQSGVVNIYDRKNFISGNDIKIPERPEPNRRLLQLTTPTSHLQISPDGQLLVFSSRWKKDALRLVHLPSCTVYKNWPTSNTPLGRISSVAFGSGSDVLAVGNEAGKIKLWEIRS, translated from the exons ATGCCTCCCTTACGGTCAAAAAAGTCTGCCAATGGTAGtgcaaaatcaaaaaaggatGCGCGGGCAATTCCTCAAGAAAGTGAGGAGAGTGCCAGTGACAACGAGAGTGTGAACATGATGGATAAGGATTCCGATGAAGAGGAATTAGACAGACTTGTTCTGGGAGATGGTGCAGGATTTACGGCTCAATTGGGTCAAGATATGGATTTTGAATCGGAAGATAatgaggaaggagaaaaaggtCAAGACGAGGAACGAGAGGATATTGGAATTGAGGGTGTTGACGATGCAGAT CTATTTTTCCTCGACTCTGGACCATCCACAGTGCCTCAAGATGCATTAATACCACATCCACAAtctgaagacgaagaaggtGGAGATGCGCTAGCTTGGGAAGATAGCGACGATGATCGATTGAATGTATCTCTAGCCGGAAATTCTCGATTAAGAAAACTTAGAGTcaatgaaggagaagatatAGTCAGTGGAAAAGAGTACACGCGGCGACTACGAATGCAATTTGAGCGTCTCAATCCTGTTCCAGAATGGGCGCAATCTTCTAGACCGACGAAACGACGTCGCAGATCATCTGCAGCCTCCGATTCTTCATTGTCTTCGAACGATATGGACGTTGACGATTCCGACCTTTCCACATTACCCCTCGCAAGACTTCTTCAAGACGCTGGAGCTCTCACAAAAGAAGCTCCCGCAACCTCAAAAAGACCAAAACTTCGACCTGAAGTTCTCGATATTCAAAGAACGAGGGATATACCCAAAACTCAACCATCAGCCGtcacttctctttctttccatccagaATACCCAGTCATACTTTCTTCAGGTCCATCATCGACATTATATCTACATCACTATGCGCCTACAGCTCATCCACAACCGCATCCACAACTTACTAGTGTTCACGTTCGGAAAACCCCAATTGCTACATCCGCATTCCTTCATCCTTCTGGAGACAAAATCATTTTCGCTGGTCGACGCCGTTATTTCCATATCTGGGATCTTCCTTCTGGAGAGATCAACAAGGTTACGCGAATTTATGGTCATAAGGATGATCAAAAGACTATGGAAAGGTTCAAGCTCAGTCCTTGTGGCCGATATATGGGATTGATTGGCTCATCGAAGAAGGGAGGCGgtcttataaatattcttgatGCAACTACAACACAATGGATTGCGTCAGCACGAATTGAAGGCAAAAATGGTGTTGCTGATTTCGCCTGgtggagaaatggagaaggattAACTGTTGTAGGAAAGGGTGGAGAAGTAGGAGAATGGAGTATGGAAACTGGATCTTTTGTCGCTCGTTGGAATGATGATGGTTCTATCGGTGCTACTGTCCTCACACTCGGTGGACCAAATGGACCCAAACAACTGGGTGGAGATCGTTGGGTAGTGATTGGATCTCAAAGTGGTGTGGTTAATATTTACGATCGCAAGAATTTCATCTCAGGAAACGATATAAAAATCCCCGAGAGACCTGAGCCAAATAGACGACTTTTGCAATTAACGACACCTACAAGTCATTTGCAAATTAGTCCCGATGGACAATTGTTGGTCTTCAGCAGTAGGTGGAAGAAAGACGCTTTGAGACTGGTACATCTACCTAGTTGTACAGTATATAAGAATTGGCCAACATCGAATACGCCATTAGGAAGAATTTCATCCGTGGCATTTGGTAGTGGAAGTGATGTTTTGGCGGTTGGTAATGAAGCTGGAAAGATTAAGTTGTGGGAAATTAGAAGTTAG
- the Bccog4 gene encoding Bccog4: MHPTKLPQRRATHASTYPMPPPGLPNGSLTPLPTTPSPESAQSSIHNASSLASIQNILSTLHTRDAAITTSLQSLISSQASLSRDLGRLDLLRAHLGTNVIHTRAISNGMLDNAAGTAEKLSSKVKELDLEKKRVEETLGVVEQVAELKACVNGVVGSMGAPQDWEAAAGYIARASKIPAHIVEGNFAARTVPSVEVPDAPGVTIEEAKKSLCGLFLREFEKAAEEGDGVRVTRFFKLFPLIGREEVGLDVYGKYVCQGVAGTARKNLKEGAKGERGKEGFFYAQALTRLFEHIAQIVEGHGGLVERHYGAGKMVRVIERLQAEADVQGGIVLDTWGDEKNVDRRLTDVRSYPFSFLVQSFLPNQRPTGISRTGSPAVGAAANGRASEDEGVDMKEVDGLLNEMAVMLGRWSLYARFLSGKCRDPEASPDEPLIMPELLDKSALSRKISNRLKDPFNVMTTFFFRRSVEKAFQLDESPTGLSLNLSNPIDGNAPYIISAVDDVMYIVNTVLKRSISTSQRGVIESVIPAISRVLGTDFVGMIQRKMRDESYPRPLVQGGFPPEDRIIAFIVLINSLVVSNDYISRIVSSHLQSSETNSASQAKGVPPAPALKDMFPYGHDDTFVSNSLTSLNATFSSKTNELISEGLQVMFNNVIKPRLRPVLSETFRDVDYSLTSEDLAEIARQNDTDDDPQEILQDMVSRRFEHHWDALMKPIQRIMSTTPFNTLLEQTAQYLARVLERRVWNYSGKMNALGATRMERDYGGIVGVIARGGKYGLRDVFARVLQVAMVVNMDEEEWEAVNVEGGGLGEEEVEMVWVLTVDERTRARGMVRE, translated from the exons ATGCACCCGACCAAGCTTCCCCAAAGAAGAGCTACCCATGCCTCAACTTACCCAATGCCTCCACCCGGCCTCCCAAATGGCAGTCTCACACCTCTACCCACAACACCGTCTCCAGAATCAGCTCAATCATCCATTCACAATGCCTCCTCCCTAGCCTCTATCCAAAACATACTCTCAACCCTCCATACCCGCGACGCAGCGATCACTACTAGTCTCCAATccctcatctcttctcaagCCTCCCTCTCCCGCGATCTCGGCCGACTCGATCTATTGCGCGCGCATCTTGGCACAAATGTTATACATACCAGGGCGATCTCAAATGGAATGCTTGATAATGCCGCCGGCACGGCCGAGAAGCTGAGCTCAAAAGTAAAagaattggatttggagaagaaacgaGTTGAGGAAACATTGGGCGTTGTAGAACAAGTCGCGGAATTGAAAGCATGTGTGAATGGCGTGGTGGGTAGTATGGGGGCTCCGCAAGACTGGGAAGCTGCAGCGGGATATATTGCAAGAGCGTCGAAGATCCCGGCACATATTGTCGAAGGCAATTTTGCGGCAAGGACGGTTCCAAGTGTTGAGGTACCGGATGCGCCAGGCGTGACGATTGAGGAGGCGAAGAAAAGCTTGTGCGGATTGTTTTTGAGAGAGTTTGAGAAGGCGGCTGAGGAAGGGGATGGGGTGAGAGTTACGAGATTCTTTAAATTGTTCCCATTGATCGGAAGGGAGGAGGTAGGGTTGGATGTTTATGGAAAATATGTTTGCCAAGGAGTAGCAGGAACGGCAAGGAAGAATCTAAAGGAAGGGGCCAAAGGGGAGAGAGGCAAAGAGGGATTCTTCTACGCGCAGGCGTTAACGAGGTTGTTCGAACACATTGCGCAGATCGTGGAGGGGCATGGAGGGTTGGTGGAAAGACATTACGGGGCCGGGAAGATGGTTAGAGTGATAGAGAGATTACAGGCTGAGGCAGACGTGCAGGGTGGGATTGTTTTGGATACATGGGGAGACGAGAAGAATGTCGATAGGAGATTGACGGACGTGAGAAGTTATccgttttctttcttggtgCAAAGCTTTCTACCAAATCAAAGACCGACTGGAATTTCAAGGACAGGCTCTCCTGCAGTTGGAGCGGCTGCTAATGGGAGGGCAAGTGAAGATGAGGGTGTGGATATGAAAGAAGTAGATGGTCTTTTGAATGAGATGGCTGTGATGTTAGGTCGTTGGTCATTGTATGCTCGATTCTTGAGTGGCAAATGCAGA GATCCGGAAGCTAGCCCGGATGAACCTCTAATCATGCCAGAGTTATTAGACAAGTCAGCTCTTAGTcgaaaaatctcaaatcgTCTGAAGGATCCATTTAATGTTATGACtacatttttctttcgacGATCTGTTGAGAAAGCATTTCAATTGGATGAATCTCCTACAGGATTATCTCTCAATCTATCAAACCCTATAGATGGAAATGCTCCATATATAATCTCTGCTGTTGATGATGTTATGTATATCGTCAATACAGTACTTAAACGATCcatatcaacatcacaaCGTGGTGTAATCGAATCTGTTATTCCAGCAATAAGCAGAGTTTTGGGAACCGATTTTGTAGGAATGATTCAACGCAAGATGCGAGACGAATCTTACCCGAGACCACTCGTACAAGGCGGATTCCCACCGGAAGATAGAATTATCGCTTTTATCGTCCTCATCAACAGTCTCGTTGTATCAAATGACTATATTTCCAGAATTGTGTCGAGCCATCTCCAATCTTCGGAAACAAACAGCGCATCTCAAGCTAAAGGTGTACCACCTGCTCCAGCTTTAAAGGATATGTTCCCCTATGGTCATGATGACACTTTCGTTTCCAATTCTCTTACAAGTCTCAATGCGACATTCTCATCAAAGACCAACGAGTTGATTAGCGAAGGTCTTCAAGTAATGTTCAATAATGTCATTAAACCGCGTCTCCGTCCAGTCTTAAGCGAAACATTCCGCGATGTAGATTATTCCCTTACATCAGAAGATCTTGCTGAAATAGCTCGCCAAAACGATACTGATGATGATCCTCAAGAAATACTACAAGACATGGTATCTCGTCGTTTCGAACATCACTGGGATGCTCTCATGAAACCTATTCAGAGAATCATGTCTACGACACCATTCAATACCCTCCTAGAGCAAACTGCTCAATATCTAGCAAGAGTTCTAGAAAGAAGAGTTTGGAACTACAGCGGGAAAATGAATGCATTAGGAGCAACTagaatggaaagagattATGGAGGGATTGTAGGAGTAATCGCGAGAGGAGGAAAGTATGGATTAAGAGATGTCTTTGCAAGGGTATTGCAGGTTGCTATGGTTGTCAACATGGACGAGGAAGAATGGGAAGCGGTTAATGTTGAAGGTGGGGGGTTgggtgaagaagaagtagagaTGGTATGGGTTCTGACGGTCGATGAAAGGACCAGAGCTAGGGGTATGGTTAGGGAGTGA
- the Bcpmr1 gene encoding Bcpmr1, translating into MSWPRPARPGSPSGALLPMVNLPAANGREPVSEPSSRPRSRDRANSKSRHTRSSSAMAKVSERSISAEPERTPTNTTNAQQTIADEFSGLTPAETAEQLQTSLTSGLTPAEALARLHDQGPNELPHEPPEPLWLRFIKQFKETLILLLLGSAVMSVIAGNKDDAISIAVAVTIVVTVGFVQEYRSEKSIEALNHLVPNHAHIIRGEMRTTTPRTPAWPPSVRDRPEAEALMAGSGSDADSSMAEAVSQKTMASKLVPGDLVLFTTGDRIPADIRVTKASDLTIDESNLTGENEPVRITAEARHADFRPGSSSLEPPTPSDYASPASGTVGADISLNSTTNIAFMGTLVRSGHGQGIVYATGGNTHFGTIAASVSETESPRTPLQLSMDDLGNHLSQASFVIIAVISLVGWLQGKAWLDIFTISISLAVAAIPEGLPIIVTVTLALGVHRMARHNAIVRKMPSVETLGSVNVVCSDKTGTLTMNHMTTVKMWYFDADAPLDVDSDDETVESKADTVALRILRIGNIANNARLTHLHAPSASSVAILSSTQGRASGQVLKSRWVGQPTDVAMLDMLDRFREHDVREGLGHRIGETPFSSERKWMGVTIGDLGPEGTSSPKEHAYIKGAIERVLERCDTYLTKDGREVHLDAEKRQQALQAAEKLASKGLRVLGFASGPVARHAKSLVPTSRSATPVSKLEHHVSHNEDVYNGLTFAGLVGMSDPPRTGVSKSIRRLMRGGVKVIMITGDAETTALAIAKKLGMPIAEPRAHSVNSVEVRPVLRGDEIDEMTDGELQAAIANTSVFARTSPDHKMKIIRALQARGDIVAMTGDGVNDAPALKKADIGISMGLQGTDVAKEAADMILTDDDFSTILKAIEEGKGIFSNIQNFLTFQLSTSAAALSLVLVCTCLGFKNPLNAMQILWINIIMDGPPAQSLGVEPVDPDVMNRPPRKRNAPVLTRALITRVLTSATIIMLGTMAVYTHEMLSDGKVSKRDTTMTFTCFVLFDMFNALNCRSESKSVLRGEVGLFSNKLFNWAVSLSLGGQILVIYFPWLQEVFQTEALALTDLVGLVILTSSVFWADEARKWWKSRSRSRLGSGYSQVV; encoded by the exons atgTCGTGGCCGCGCCCTGCAAGACCTGGCAGTCCTTCCGGAGCTTTATTGCCCATGGTCAACCTTCCAGCGGCGAATGGCAGAGAGCCAGTTTCAGAGCCATCTTCGAGACCAAGGTCAAGGGACAGGGCCAATTCAAAGAGCAGACATACTCGATCCTCCTCAGCCATGGCCAAAGTTAGTGAACGCTCAATTTCAGCTGAACCAGAAAGGACCCCGACTAATACGACTAATGCGCAACAGACAATAGCAGATGAATTTTCCGGTCTTACGCCCGCAGAAACCGCAGAACAATTACAGACCTCACTCACATCAGGCTTGACACCTGCAGAAGCTCTTGCTAGATTGCACGATCAAGGACCGAATGAACTTCCCCACGAACCTCCCGAACCATTGTGGCTTCGATTTATTAAGCAGTTCAAGGaaactttgattttattgTTGTTGGGCTCTGCTGTTATGTCGGTAATAGCTGGAAACAAAGATGATGCAATCAGTATTGCCGTTGCAGTTACAATTGTGGTCACGGTAGGATTTGTACAAGAGTATCGTTCTGAAAAGTCGATCGAGGCATTAAATCATCTGGTCCCCAATCATGCGCATATAATACGAGGAGAAATGAGAACTACAACACCTAGAACACCTGCATGGCCCCCTAGCGTCCGAGATCGTCCAGAGGCGGAAGCATTGATGGCAGGTTCTGGATCTGATGCGGATTCTAGTATGGCAGAAGCTGTGTCACAAAAAACGATGGCATCGAAATTGGTTCCTGGAGATCTCGTTTTATTTACTACTGGAGATCGTATACCAGCCGATATTCGAGTCACAAAAGCTTCAGACTTGACAATTGATGAATCCAATTTGACTGGAGAAAATGAACCTGTCCGAATCACTGCGGAAGCTAGACATGCCGATTTTAGACCCGGATCTAGCTCACTAGAACCACCTACACCCTCTGATTATGCATCTCCTGCCAGCGGAACTGTAGGTGCGGATATCTCATTAAATAGCACGACCAATATTGCTTTCATGGGAACACTTGTAAGATCTGGGCATGGTCAAGGTATTGTCTATGCGACAGGTGGAAATACCCATTTTGGAACAATTGCTGCAAGTGTATCGGAAACGGAAAGCCCTAGGACTCCCCTACAGCTTTCAATGGACGATTTAGGGAACCACTTAAGTCAAGCTtcttttgttattattgCGGTAATCTCTTTAGTTGGATGGCTTCAAGGAAAAGCATGGTTGGATATATTCACAATTTCGATATCCTTAGCCGTTGCAGCTATCCCTGAAGGTTTACCAATTATTGTTACAGTCACCCTGGCTCTTGGCGTACATCGAATGGCACGACACAATGCTATAGTACGAAAAATGCCGAGCGTGGAAACTCTGGGATCGGTAAACGTTGTTTGTAGTGATAAAACAG GTACCCTCACCATGAACCATATGACTACTGTCAAAATGTGGTATTTCGATGCAGATGCTCCATTGGATGTTGATTCGGATGACGAGACGGTAGAATCCAAAGCCGATACTGTGGCTCTTCGTATCCTTCGCATTGGAAATATAGCTAATAACGCGCGTCTTACTCATCTTCATGCTCCGTCAGCATCCTCGGTCGCTATTTTATCCTCTACTCAGGGCCGTGCTTCAGGTCAAGTCTTAAAAAGCAGGTGGGTCGGTCAACCGACTGATGTTGCGATGCTTGATATGCTCGATCGATTTAGAGAGCACGATGTCCGTGAAGGTCTGGGACATCGTATTGGAGAAACTCCATTCAGTTCtgaaagaaaatggatggGTGTTACCATTGGAGATTTGGGCCCGGAAGGTACATCAAGTCCAAAGGAGCATGCTTATATTAAAGGAGCTATCGAGCGAGTTTTAGAAAGGTGCGATACATACCTTACAAAAGACGGTCGCGAAGTTCATTTGGATGCGGAGAAGAGACAACAAGCTTTACAAGCTGCCGAAAAGCTTGCCTCTAAAGGACTTAGAGTTCTTGGTTTCGCTAGTGGCCCAGTTGCCAGGCACGCAAAATCATTGGTTCCAACAAGCCGAAGTGCAACGCCAGTCTCGAAATTAGAACACCATGTATCTCACAACGAAGACGTCTATAACGGTCTCACATTTGCTGGATTGGTTGGGATGAGTGATCCTCCACGAACAGGTGTTTCGAAATCGATTCGACGACTCATGCGGGGTGGTGTTAAGGTGATTATGATTACTGGAGATGCCGAAACAACTGCCCTCGCTATTGCCAAGAAACTCGGTATGCCTATTGCAGAACCACGTGCTCATTCAGTAAACTCCGTAGAAGTTAGACCAGTCTTACGAGGTGATGAGATAGATGAGATGACCGATGGTGAGCTACAAGCCGCCATAGCCAATACTTCCGTATTCGCCAGAACCAGTCCAGATCATAAGATGAAAATTATCAGAGCCCTACAAGCTCGTGGTGATATTGTCGCAATGACGGGTGATGGTGTCAATGATGCACCTGCCCTCAAGAAGGCTGATATTGGCATATCTATGGGTTTGCAAGGAACAGATGTTGCCAAAGAAGCTGCAGATATGATATTGACTGATGACGACTTTTCAACTATTCTCAAAGCAATCgaagaggggaaaggaatTTTCagcaatattcaaaacttcctCACATTTCAACTTAGCACAAGTGCTGCGGCACTTAGCTTGGTTTTAGTTTGCACGTGTTTGGGATTCAAGAATCCCTTAAATGCAATGCAGATCCTCTGGATTA ACATCATCATGGATGGACCCCCAGCTCAATCATTAGGCGTGGAGCCAGTGGATCCAGATGTCATGAATCGACCACCCCGAAAGAGAAATGCCCCTGTACTTACAAGAGCATTGATAACTCGAGTCCTTACGTCCGCTACCATCATCATGCTAGGTACCATGGCAGTTTATACTCACGAAATGCTTTCAGATGGCAAAGTCAGTAAGAGGGATACAACCATGACCTTTACCTGCTTTGTTCTTTTCGATATGTTCAATGCGTTGAACTGTCGTTCCGAATCAAAGTCTGTCCTCAGAGGTGAGGTTGGGCTGTTTTCAAATAAGCTATTCAATTGGGCAGTATCGTTGAGTCTTGGTGGTCAAATACTAGTCATATACTTCCCCTGGCTTCAGGAAGTATTTCAAACAGAAGCTCTGGCACTTACAGATCTTGTTGGCTTGGTTATCTTAACAAGTTCTGTATTCTGGGCGGATGAAGCAAGAAAATGGTGGAAATCAAGGAGTAGGAGTAGGCTTGGTAGTGGGTATAGTCAAGTCgtataa
- the Bcpmr1 gene encoding Bcpmr1: MSWPRPARPGSPSGALLPMVNLPAANGREPVSEPSSRPRSRDRANSKSRHTRSSSAMAKTIADEFSGLTPAETAEQLQTSLTSGLTPAEALARLHDQGPNELPHEPPEPLWLRFIKQFKETLILLLLGSAVMSVIAGNKDDAISIAVAVTIVVTVGFVQEYRSEKSIEALNHLVPNHAHIIRGEMRTTTPRTPAWPPSVRDRPEAEALMAGSGSDADSSMAEAVSQKTMASKLVPGDLVLFTTGDRIPADIRVTKASDLTIDESNLTGENEPVRITAEARHADFRPGSSSLEPPTPSDYASPASGTVGADISLNSTTNIAFMGTLVRSGHGQGIVYATGGNTHFGTIAASVSETESPRTPLQLSMDDLGNHLSQASFVIIAVISLVGWLQGKAWLDIFTISISLAVAAIPEGLPIIVTVTLALGVHRMARHNAIVRKMPSVETLGSVNVVCSDKTGTLTMNHMTTVKMWYFDADAPLDVDSDDETVESKADTVALRILRIGNIANNARLTHLHAPSASSVAILSSTQGRASGQVLKSRWVGQPTDVAMLDMLDRFREHDVREGLGHRIGETPFSSERKWMGVTIGDLGPEGTSSPKEHAYIKGAIERVLERCDTYLTKDGREVHLDAEKRQQALQAAEKLASKGLRVLGFASGPVARHAKSLVPTSRSATPVSKLEHHVSHNEDVYNGLTFAGLVGMSDPPRTGVSKSIRRLMRGGVKVIMITGDAETTALAIAKKLGMPIAEPRAHSVNSVEVRPVLRGDEIDEMTDGELQAAIANTSVFARTSPDHKMKIIRALQARGDIVAMTGDGVNDAPALKKADIGISMGLQGTDVAKEAADMILTDDDFSTILKAIEEGKGIFSNIQNFLTFQLSTSAAALSLVLVCTCLGFKNPLNAMQILWINIIMDGPPAQSLGVEPVDPDVMNRPPRKRNAPVLTRALITRVLTSATIIMLGTMAVYTHEMLSDGKVSKRDTTMTFTCFVLFDMFNALNCRSESKSVLRGEVGLFSNKLFNWAVSLSLGGQILVIYFPWLQEVFQTEALALTDLVGLVILTSSVFWADEARKWWKSRSRSRLGSGYSQVV; the protein is encoded by the exons atgTCGTGGCCGCGCCCTGCAAGACCTGGCAGTCCTTCCGGAGCTTTATTGCCCATGGTCAACCTTCCAGCGGCGAATGGCAGAGAGCCAGTTTCAGAGCCATCTTCGAGACCAAGGTCAAGGGACAGGGCCAATTCAAAGAGCAGACATACTCGATCCTCCTCAGCCATGGCCAAA ACAATAGCAGATGAATTTTCCGGTCTTACGCCCGCAGAAACCGCAGAACAATTACAGACCTCACTCACATCAGGCTTGACACCTGCAGAAGCTCTTGCTAGATTGCACGATCAAGGACCGAATGAACTTCCCCACGAACCTCCCGAACCATTGTGGCTTCGATTTATTAAGCAGTTCAAGGaaactttgattttattgTTGTTGGGCTCTGCTGTTATGTCGGTAATAGCTGGAAACAAAGATGATGCAATCAGTATTGCCGTTGCAGTTACAATTGTGGTCACGGTAGGATTTGTACAAGAGTATCGTTCTGAAAAGTCGATCGAGGCATTAAATCATCTGGTCCCCAATCATGCGCATATAATACGAGGAGAAATGAGAACTACAACACCTAGAACACCTGCATGGCCCCCTAGCGTCCGAGATCGTCCAGAGGCGGAAGCATTGATGGCAGGTTCTGGATCTGATGCGGATTCTAGTATGGCAGAAGCTGTGTCACAAAAAACGATGGCATCGAAATTGGTTCCTGGAGATCTCGTTTTATTTACTACTGGAGATCGTATACCAGCCGATATTCGAGTCACAAAAGCTTCAGACTTGACAATTGATGAATCCAATTTGACTGGAGAAAATGAACCTGTCCGAATCACTGCGGAAGCTAGACATGCCGATTTTAGACCCGGATCTAGCTCACTAGAACCACCTACACCCTCTGATTATGCATCTCCTGCCAGCGGAACTGTAGGTGCGGATATCTCATTAAATAGCACGACCAATATTGCTTTCATGGGAACACTTGTAAGATCTGGGCATGGTCAAGGTATTGTCTATGCGACAGGTGGAAATACCCATTTTGGAACAATTGCTGCAAGTGTATCGGAAACGGAAAGCCCTAGGACTCCCCTACAGCTTTCAATGGACGATTTAGGGAACCACTTAAGTCAAGCTtcttttgttattattgCGGTAATCTCTTTAGTTGGATGGCTTCAAGGAAAAGCATGGTTGGATATATTCACAATTTCGATATCCTTAGCCGTTGCAGCTATCCCTGAAGGTTTACCAATTATTGTTACAGTCACCCTGGCTCTTGGCGTACATCGAATGGCACGACACAATGCTATAGTACGAAAAATGCCGAGCGTGGAAACTCTGGGATCGGTAAACGTTGTTTGTAGTGATAAAACAG GTACCCTCACCATGAACCATATGACTACTGTCAAAATGTGGTATTTCGATGCAGATGCTCCATTGGATGTTGATTCGGATGACGAGACGGTAGAATCCAAAGCCGATACTGTGGCTCTTCGTATCCTTCGCATTGGAAATATAGCTAATAACGCGCGTCTTACTCATCTTCATGCTCCGTCAGCATCCTCGGTCGCTATTTTATCCTCTACTCAGGGCCGTGCTTCAGGTCAAGTCTTAAAAAGCAGGTGGGTCGGTCAACCGACTGATGTTGCGATGCTTGATATGCTCGATCGATTTAGAGAGCACGATGTCCGTGAAGGTCTGGGACATCGTATTGGAGAAACTCCATTCAGTTCtgaaagaaaatggatggGTGTTACCATTGGAGATTTGGGCCCGGAAGGTACATCAAGTCCAAAGGAGCATGCTTATATTAAAGGAGCTATCGAGCGAGTTTTAGAAAGGTGCGATACATACCTTACAAAAGACGGTCGCGAAGTTCATTTGGATGCGGAGAAGAGACAACAAGCTTTACAAGCTGCCGAAAAGCTTGCCTCTAAAGGACTTAGAGTTCTTGGTTTCGCTAGTGGCCCAGTTGCCAGGCACGCAAAATCATTGGTTCCAACAAGCCGAAGTGCAACGCCAGTCTCGAAATTAGAACACCATGTATCTCACAACGAAGACGTCTATAACGGTCTCACATTTGCTGGATTGGTTGGGATGAGTGATCCTCCACGAACAGGTGTTTCGAAATCGATTCGACGACTCATGCGGGGTGGTGTTAAGGTGATTATGATTACTGGAGATGCCGAAACAACTGCCCTCGCTATTGCCAAGAAACTCGGTATGCCTATTGCAGAACCACGTGCTCATTCAGTAAACTCCGTAGAAGTTAGACCAGTCTTACGAGGTGATGAGATAGATGAGATGACCGATGGTGAGCTACAAGCCGCCATAGCCAATACTTCCGTATTCGCCAGAACCAGTCCAGATCATAAGATGAAAATTATCAGAGCCCTACAAGCTCGTGGTGATATTGTCGCAATGACGGGTGATGGTGTCAATGATGCACCTGCCCTCAAGAAGGCTGATATTGGCATATCTATGGGTTTGCAAGGAACAGATGTTGCCAAAGAAGCTGCAGATATGATATTGACTGATGACGACTTTTCAACTATTCTCAAAGCAATCgaagaggggaaaggaatTTTCagcaatattcaaaacttcctCACATTTCAACTTAGCACAAGTGCTGCGGCACTTAGCTTGGTTTTAGTTTGCACGTGTTTGGGATTCAAGAATCCCTTAAATGCAATGCAGATCCTCTGGATTA ACATCATCATGGATGGACCCCCAGCTCAATCATTAGGCGTGGAGCCAGTGGATCCAGATGTCATGAATCGACCACCCCGAAAGAGAAATGCCCCTGTACTTACAAGAGCATTGATAACTCGAGTCCTTACGTCCGCTACCATCATCATGCTAGGTACCATGGCAGTTTATACTCACGAAATGCTTTCAGATGGCAAAGTCAGTAAGAGGGATACAACCATGACCTTTACCTGCTTTGTTCTTTTCGATATGTTCAATGCGTTGAACTGTCGTTCCGAATCAAAGTCTGTCCTCAGAGGTGAGGTTGGGCTGTTTTCAAATAAGCTATTCAATTGGGCAGTATCGTTGAGTCTTGGTGGTCAAATACTAGTCATATACTTCCCCTGGCTTCAGGAAGTATTTCAAACAGAAGCTCTGGCACTTACAGATCTTGTTGGCTTGGTTATCTTAACAAGTTCTGTATTCTGGGCGGATGAAGCAAGAAAATGGTGGAAATCAAGGAGTAGGAGTAGGCTTGGTAGTGGGTATAGTCAAGTCgtataa